AGTGTCTCTCCCATCTCAAAAGCGTGCCATTGGATGCAAATGGGTGTTCACTGTCAAATTCAACCCGGATGGCTCTGTGGCTCGGTTGAAAGCTCGTTTGGTTGCAAAAGGTTATGCTCAGACTTATGGCATTGATTATTTAGAGACATTTTCACCTGTTGCTAAACTCTCCTCCGTTCGATTGTTTGTTTCTTTGGCTGCTACTTACAACTGGTCGCTTTATCAACTTGATGTCAAGAATGCCTTTTTGAATGGTGATTTACGTGAGGAAGTATACATGGAGCAACCTCCTGGTTTTGTTGCTCAGGGGGAGTCTGGGAAAGTTTGCAGGTTACGCAGGTCTttgtatggattgaagcaatCTCCTCGTGCATGGTTTGCGCGATTCAGTGCTGCCGTTATTGAATTTGGTCTTCGTCGAAGTGCCTATGATCATTCTGTGTTCTACTCATCATCTAGTTCTGGGTGCATCTTACTAGtagtgtatgttgatgatattgtgATTACCGGAAATAATGAGACTGGCATTACAAAATTGAAAGAATTCCCTGGTACTTGTTTTCAGACAAAGGACCTATGACAATTGAAATATTTCTTAGGGATTGAAGTTTTCCGGAGCCATAAAGGGATTTATCTCTCTCAGAGAAAATACTGCCTAGATGTGTTAAATGATGCTGGAATGGTTGAGGCAAAGACTTGTGATGCACCTATGATACCAAATGGGAAGTTGAAGACTCACGATGGAGATTTACTCCTAAATCCTGAAAAATATAGACGAATAGTTGGAAAATTGAACTATCTCACAATCACTCGTCCTGATATTTCCTTCGCAGTAAGTGTTGTAAGCCAATTCATGTCATCCCCGAGAACTTCACACTGGGATGCTGTCAGTCACATTCTGAAATACCTAAAGGGGACTCCGGGACATGGTATACTGTATCAAAATCATAGTCATCACACAGTTGAAGGTTTTACAGATGCGGATTATGCAGGAGATCTTACAGATAGGCGTTCTACCACAGGTTATTGTGTATTTGTCGGAGGCAACCTCGTATCCTGGAAAAGTAAAAAGCAGAGTGTGGTATCTAGATCCAGTGCTGAATCTGAGTACAGGGCTATAGCACAAACTACGTGTGAGCTTGTATGGCTACGTAATCTTCTTGGTGAGATCGGGTTCGCTCAGACGAAACCTATGAagttatggtgtgataatgAAGCAGCTATCTATATCGCCAACAATCCTGTATTCAATGAAAGAACAAAGCATATAGAAGTTGACTGCCACTTTACTCGAGAAAAGCTAGAAGATGGCACAATCACAACTCCACACATCAGAACAGGGGGGCAATTGGCAGACGTGTTTACGAAAGCATTACCCGGAAATCGAGTTAACTACATATGTACCAAGCTGGGCATGATTAACATCTAtgctccagcttgagggggagtgtaaTTAATGTAGAGCATGCCCAAGGCTGCTGTATGTTTGAAAGAGTATGCTCAAGGCTGTTGTAGGGTAAAGATGTTTAGGCTACTTGTGGGGTAAACATGTTTACTTGACTTTTGGGATAGCTGTGTATATAAATACATGTCCATGTAATACAGAAAGATGTGATATACAATACAGAGAGAACTTACAGATTATAATATTCATGAACATGCTCATGAGCAAAATTGGTTCGATTATTAATGTAAAACAACTAGTTTTATGTAAAGTTTAGTTTCATAGGTTTTAAAATGATGTAGTTTTATGTgaaagaaatttcaaatcaatataattaatgagttatttGGTAATGAAGTTCATGAACTGAATTAACAATCTGCACACGATatgaaatcgacactaacctgAACATGTTAACAAGATTATGACACAAGCTTTTTGTCTGTTCAtaatgttcttgttttcctacttcGGTGATAACGAGTCttcacacggtttgagttcgtttgcgtaatctgttgtatcctggaaGACGATCATTAATAGCGATGCCATCTATCTTAAGGAAATTGCTAATATaagcctcagatttgtctaactctaTTCTTTTTCATTTCTAGTTTTACTGTGCATATGTTTTTTTGggttcgttttgttttttggttaatcaaatctaacattcttaagacagactGTTTGTTTTCTTAAGAATCTAACATAAACTACACAATCAAGCAACTTAAATTTATTGGTTTCAAAATAATATACTCAAAATCTAACCATAAGACAGTAAAAATTACCCGTTAAGAATAAACAGAACAGTAGCAGACGTCAGGCGGAGTTAATGGAAGATTTAAGCGCAGCAGCAGCGGCGACAGAGAGAGCGCATAGAGGAGAGAGCGTGCTTCAGACGAAGTTAAATGGAAATAAGCCAGCTAGGTGGAGTAAATCAGACAAGATGAGAAAAGAGCAGAGGCATGCGGAAGGggaaggggaagaaagaagagagtATATTATGCGAAGCTGTTAACGGATTTAGGTTAATTTagtttgtaaataaaataagggttagaataacttgatATGTTTGTATGTGAATAAAATAAGATAGAATAATCCTTGATatgtttgtaaataaaataataaatttagttTAACCGGTTCAATTGTTTCAAATGATAAGTttgtatataattaatttaggtATAATTTGGGTAATAATATCTATATGTATAATTTAGATATTAATTTagctatataattaatttgagtgatatttaaaattaataagttTACTGGGGAGTCCCACGAGGATTTATACGGTAATGGAACGTGGATCCCCACGAGGATTCCTCATCCACAtttattttttgagaaaaaaaaaattccgtcCCCACTTTTTACGGTTATTTCCCATCCCCGTCGGTTCGGATACCTGTCGTTTTCTATTAATCCTCTCCTCATTGTCACCCCTACTCAAATcgatgttatgtagtttaaataaagtaatattataaaatatattattttatctacATTCCTATCACacaaaataaacataaataataatttcttactattttatttttgggttaatttcaaatataacccctgtggtttcaagttttagcaaataaatacctgTGGTTTGATTTCGAGCAAATAAATACCCGTGGTATGCTCTGTTTTTCAAAAACACGGAAACGGATGATGACGCCGTCTATATGCTGACGTGGCCGAAGGTAATTTAGTCAATaagagttaatttcaaataaattattgTGGTTTGCGTGTTTTTTGCAAATAGGAACCTGTGGTTTGGATATTTTTGCAAATAGGTACCGTGGTATAACAAACCATAAACAAAAGCTTAATTTAGACAAATACTCGTGGTATAACAAACCATAAACAAACGCTTAATTTAAGCAAATAGGTACCCGTGGTATAACAAACCACAATATTTGCCTAAATTAAGCATTTGTTTATGGTTTGTTATACCACGGATACCTATTTTCAAAAACATCCAAACCACGGGTATCTATTTGCAAAAATATGCAAACCACAGGTACCTATTTACAAAAACACGCAAACCAcaacaatttatttgaaattaatttttattgactaaattacccttggCCACGTCAGCATATAGACGATGTCTTTACCGTTTCCGCATTTTTAAAAAACGGAGCGTACCACAGGTATTTATTTGCTCGAAATCAAACCACATGTATTTATTTGCCAAAACTTAAAACCACAAgggttatatttgaaattaaccctttatttttatattatcctcatattttatttttatccatatcccaaTATTTATCGTTATTTCCATTCTCATCGAATACCAAACTCTCTTTTATAttatcaattttaattattttattttttaaaaataaaattaattattaaattataataaaattttaatatttatattgtaAAAATGAACCGTGCAGTGCACGAGCAAAATCTAGTTATTGTCATTAtatatttatcttttcttttaatatttttaaaacctAAACCGAAGACTCCATTGTTGCGTAAACCTAAATCATCGGCTTTCCCTCTCAACCTCTCCCCCCCTTTCTCTGTCTGTTCAGACTCCATTGTTGTTCGTAACCCGAAGACTCCATTGCTATTCCATTTTCATTTCCAGTTTTCTACTTCACATTCTCCTTTCTTATGGCTTCCAAATTGGGCAACAATTTAATCAGAAATGTGTTTTCTCAAATCCATAACCGTTTTCTTCAATCCTCTGCAACCCTTTCCTCCACTTCTCCATTACCCAATTCTGtaacttcttcttcatcatttaCAGTTCAATTCCTCGTCAATTCATGCGGGCTTCCTTTAAAATCTGCTCTTTCTGTCTCCGGAGAATTTCAGCTTGACGAAACAAATCCACAGAAGCCTCAATCTGTGCTTCAACTACTTAAATCGCATCATTTCAGCGATACGCAGGTGGCTAAATTGATTGTCAAGTACCCCAAAATTCTCTACGTCAATGTCAAAAACAATCTCCAGCCCAAACTTGAGTACTTCGTAGAAAATGGCTTTGCAGGTGAGCTTCTTCCGCAGATCATTGTTTCAAACCCCACTGTTATTCTTAGGTCTTTAGATTCTCAAATCAAACCATGTGTTGAGTTCTTAAGGTCATTCCTTCACAGTAATGACAAAATTGCAACTGCTATTTTGCGTACTCGATggttatttgattttaatttgaatGGAATGGTGCGAACAAATGTTGATTTTTTGATGAAAGAGGGAGTGCCTTCTCATGGTATAGGGAAACTTATATCATCCGGTAAAGGTCTATTTTATAATCATGAAACAATGATTTACGCAGTGAATGCTGTTAAGAATCTGGGTCTTGAACCAAATGCCCCTATGTTCGTACATGCTCTTAAAGTGATGATATCAATGTCGGCATCAACCTGGGAAAAGAaaattgggtttatgaagagtATGGGATGGAATGAAGAGGATATTTCGAAAGCTTTCAATCGCTTTCCATATTATTTAGCTTTTTCAGAGGCGAAACTAAAGAATGCATTGCATTTCTACTCGAATATTATGAAGTTGGAGACAAAATCTGTAGTTGCAAACCCTGTATTACTTGGATTATCAATTGAAAAACGGATTCTCCCTAGGTATAATGTTCTGAATGTATTAGAATCAAAGAAGCTGATAGAAAGTAAGATACGGCACTTAGTGATAAGTGAGAAGGATTTCAAGGAGAAGTATGTTGATCAATACATACCTAAAGTCCCAGGCTTACTGGAGATGTATCTTGGTAGCAAAGAATCCAAAAAGATAGACGCATGATACAAGAAAAGTAAGGTAATGTATGCAAAGTAAACTACATTAGCAGTTAACATTGCTTCtaatttgtcaaatcaaaagtCATTTGTAGTTTATGCTTCACTTCAGTGGCTTAGTTTGAAATATAGAATTATATTAGTTTAGGAGCTCAGCTTTTGTGAGTCTGAGTCATTTGtgatatttgcattcttttatccttgatcttcttttcttttttcaccTTTTCCTTTATTACTTCACTTGCCTATATCGCCTTTTTTTACATATATTTACTAAAACAAAAGCGTTGATATTTGAACTTAAGCATAAGCATTTCTGGAAACTTTAGACTGATCTTTGGGAGGACTGTTTACATTTCACTTTCATATTGTAGCTTATGTAAATTCTAGGATCTCTAAGAATAGTTGAAAAACAGTTTGATGATAACAAACTTTAGAGAAGTCCCCTCACTTGAGAATACATAGTAGAGAAACATATGAAGGCAGGATTTCCACGTCAAAAACTGTTTGAGATTGGACAGCTACGACGTGTTATGCTCTTGAGAATAGAAACTATGTGTTTAAAAGAATAGAAACTATGTGTTTAAACAAATTTCATGGGAGAATAGAAGCTCTTGAATTCTATGGTACCTCTAGAATTGGTACACGTGAATCTGCTCTTTCAGTCTCCAACAAATTTCAGCTTGATGAGAATCTACAAAGAGCCTCATCTGTGATTCAACTCCTTATCATGAAGTGCACTAAAATTCTCcacttcaaattaaaaaaaaaaagtctctaaactcaaatttgaaaaatgGCTTTGTGGGTCATCTCCTTCCTCAGATTATAGTTTCAAATCCCTTTGGTATGCTTAGCTCTGTAGATTGTAAAACTGAACTATGTTTTAAGTTGTTAAAGGTCATTTGTTCATAGTGATGAGAAAAGTATAGCAGCTATTATGTTTTATCCATGGTTctttaacattaatttgagggtaAACTGCAACCAAATGTTGATTATTTTTAATGTCATGGTCTAAGAATGTTTATATTGCTGTCTAGAAGTATATTTCAAAAGCCTGAAAGGATGGTTATGCAGTGATGATTGCTGTTAAGAATCAGAGTGTTGAACAGCTCCTCTGTGCACACCAGCTCTTAGAGTAATGGTGTCAACTGTCAATGAGCCAATCGACGCCGAGGAAGAAAATATAGTTCATGAAGAGTATGGGATGGAATGAAGAGGTTATATAATGGATTTCAAGCGAGAACCATATTACTTATCTTGCTCAGAGGAGAAAATTAAGAATGTAATAGATTTCCACATGAATACTATGAAGTGGGAGCCTCAGATTGTAATTGCAGAGCTAGGCTTTTAATGTGTACTTCGTATTTCAATATATAGAAGCTTCAATTGATACATTGGTAAGAaaaataaggcttaatacatatgcAGCCCCTACAATTTGCAATCGAATGCCTAATgacccctaaactttcaaaacgGCTTTTTAGCGCCCTCAACGTACTTAAACAGTCATGGCGAACTCCTTATTTTCACATGGTGGTATCACGTACTCTATACGCTACTGGTAGTTTAAACAAGTTGAGGTGGCAGAAATGAAGGTTTAGGGAGTCATGATTCATGAAGCATTTGAGTGCAAGTTGGAGGGGTTGGGTATATATTGAACCGAAAATAATGTACTGTGATATTTTACAATATGAATAAGAAGACTGCAAAAGATACCTGGGTATGTAAATGGACGAGTTTCAGTTAGCAATTGCAATATTAGACGACTACTATTTTGTTAATGTGTTCTTCTCGTCTTCTCTTGTTTTATGGTACATTAGTTGTTTGTTATGCAGGTAGTATGGAATGTCAGTTATAGGAAAATAGAGAGGTAAGCTTCAATAAAACTTGGGCTTGAATAACTTCTTCTGTTCTATGGGCAGATAGAAGATTTCAGAAAAAGGTCCTAACCCCATGTTCCACAGCGTAGAAACCCATGAAAGAAGTATTTCCGTACCACATAAAGTTGTTTGCTCGAGTGTTCATCTACAGAGCGTATAACTTCCCATCCGCTCACCTGTGAAGAAGAGCAATTGTAGGATACAGTTAACAGTGTTTTGCAGTGGTTCTGCTAAGTCGGTTATGGCGAGGGTGATAATTGGGCGTGGAAGATTGTTTTGTCTGATCATTACTCGCTCAGAAATGCAAGATATTGGCCAAGATTTCTACACTCTGGTGGTCATAAACTCAGTCATTCTCCTGTAAAACCATACTTCTGTAAATAGTAGCGAGGAAGTGGTAAGTACACCAATTCTTCCGTGTTTTTTTGCATAGCTAAATGTTCCAAGTTGTAGGATTGTTTTCTTGGTTTTCTCTGTTCTCTGAAAATCCGTAACTACTCCATTCTTGAGGAAGTAATTGTTGTTGTCCAGTCTAACCAACCAAACCTATTAGTTTCATCAATCTTGTAATCTGACAAAGTGCTATGTCTGCATTTTGGGTACTCCGAAAATCTCTCTCGCTTGCCCTGCTTGTTACGTTACGTTCTGTATCTTTCTATTTAAATGACTATTACAATCTTGGTATATGTACTACTCACAAAATCCAGTATGGAGTGAGTAATGGAGTCTGAGATCAGGGGATGACAATTTCGGTTTTCGTGATAAAATCgtgttattttctatatatgtcCTTTATGTTTTATATGATATAATGTTATTAAtattaagggtaattaatttattagtctctatattttgacaaaacacactgtttagtccttgtatttttaaaacacacggtaagatctctaacctttttctcagtgaactgtttagttctTCTGtctatttgttagattttttaccatttATAAATTCGGAAATAGCTAAATTACTTTCTCTCACAACTCGcactcacaaaaaaaaatggagaaaggatTAATCTCTAACccataatcgaatcactcatgctcactcttcctgtttgaattgaaggtagaaatcgactcaattctctctcgcttactcttCCTGTTAGAATTAAAGGTGGAAATCATCTTACTCTCAATGGTGAGTTCAATTTCCTGCCAACTGTTTCAGTGATGACGAAAAATGTTTCTgctaatccaaattgactaacagaatctttaTAAGAGTCTaatggcagggactaaacagtttacatagaaaaacgttagggactaaacagttcaccgagaaaaaggttagggaccttaccgtgtgtttttgaaaatacatggactaaacagtatgttttgtcaaaatatagagactaataaattaattatccttaATATTATTGAGTGAAATTCCCAAATGTGATGCAGAGAAAAGTTAGAGACCAAGGAATGTAGAAGAAAGATTGGAGAGAAAGTTAGAGACTGTATATTTCATTCCATCATGCCGTAAAAGGCCAAAATACACCTTTCTTATAGGAGAAATTTTACGGTACTTCCGACTAATGCAAATCGTTTTAAATCTCACTACATGGATGTGATTTgtgggaaaaaaaaatatgcttaTTGACTTGGAGTATTACTTCAGCAATACTGTAAAATTTCTGACTTATAGTACTAAGGATAAGAATAGCATAACTAATCATAGTTAATAATAACTAACTATGATCAATGACAAACTAACTATATCAGAAAAGATAAACAAGATAAAATGGTTAAAATCATATTTGATCTTTAATACTCCCTCAAGTTGAGGAGTGAGAACTTGATGAAGCTTCAAGTAGAGGTGGTAAAAGTACACACGACACGATattgatatataattttattatttgggtttagcttgataggtaatgtgtcattttaGGTGACACGaaattgatatgcaaatttttTGGTTCGGTTAGGGTTGATATGCTAATCCAAAAACGACACAAATATTTAAAAGTATTGTTATATTTTTCCGTATTTttatatgtcactttattaataaaaataataaaattataattattacttgcaaatatgATTCGAACTTTTCTAagttgttataaacacattacataaccctttaacatgatattaataaatttttctatggttagtgttaacatattaatctaaaagtggcataaaatatttaaaaatagtattatatcttcttatatttttaaaagttattattaatatatatgaataacaaaattacatgtaagccaaaaacataacaaaaaatCGATACTGGACCGAACATGTTAACACGATTATGACAtgaaagtttttgggttatgTTTAAGTTTACTCTTTTTAACACGATACAAACACGACTTGAACACGATAAGTGTGAAGGTGAATGTGCTACTTGACGAGGAGAATCTTTATGAAAACATTAGTAATTTGAGAAATAGAAGTTACATGCTTAGTTTGAAGAGAACGAGAATGAAGTTGATCATACACATAATGATAATCAATTTCAACATGTTTCGTATTGAACATAAATCTGATGGCTCTATTGACAATTGCAAGGCACATCTCGTTTCTCTTGGTTATAACCAAATCTAAGGTATTGATTATGTTAAGAGTTTTTCTCATATGGTTAAGGTCGTCattatttgtttattatttgttattatcgTTGCTAAAGTTTGGCCGATACATCAAATTGATATTAATAATGTATATCTTCATAGTTTTGTTGATGGAAATATATACTTACACCCTCCTTAAGATATTCTAAGGTTCTACCCAGTTAAGTTTGTAAAGTTCAAAAATCTTTGTACAGCCTTAAATAGGCGAGTTGGCAATAGAGTAAGGAGTTTACTTCTCAACTCATTGCTTATCGTTTTGTTCAAGCTGCCtctaatcattgtcttttacaTTACACACGATGatgttttttcaattttgaagaCATAAAAGACTCATtaggaaaatatttagctttgaacatgcGACTCACTAATGATTGTGAACTTCTCTCCTGGGCCTAGTGCCTTCCatgtaaacaaaaaaaaaaaactaatgatTGTAAACTCGATAATAATTTCCAGCCTTGTTTACCTAATAAGTAGGGGTGGACACGGTTTggttaaccggtccattaggCAAAAAAGTTAACTGAATCGTTATCaacggttttttaaccatccaa
The window above is part of the Euphorbia lathyris chromosome 3, ddEupLath1.1, whole genome shotgun sequence genome. Proteins encoded here:
- the LOC136223791 gene encoding transcription termination factor MTERF2, chloroplastic-like, which gives rise to MASKLGNNLIRNVFSQIHNRFLQSSATLSSTSPLPNSVTSSSSFTVQFLVNSCGLPLKSALSVSGEFQLDETNPQKPQSVLQLLKSHHFSDTQVAKLIVKYPKILYVNVKNNLQPKLEYFVENGFAGELLPQIIVSNPTVILRSLDSQIKPCVEFLRSFLHSNDKIATAILRTRWLFDFNLNGMVRTNVDFLMKEGVPSHGIGKLISSGKGLFYNHETMIYAVNAVKNLGLEPNAPMFVHALKVMISMSASTWEKKIGFMKSMGWNEEDISKAFNRFPYYLAFSEAKLKNALHFYSNIMKLETKSVVANPVLLGLSIEKRILPRYNVLNVLESKKLIESKIRHLVISEKDFKEKYVDQYIPKVPGLLEMYLGSKESKKIDA